A region of the Gammaproteobacteria bacterium genome:
TAAGAAGAGGTACTAGCGTTTTTTTGAAAATTTAACTTAAGGATTGATATGGTGTTCTCTTTTTGCAAAAATTTTTTTTATCGAAGGCTCACAGTCGCTATTGTGATACTTGCTGTTACAGGCTCTCTTCTTTTACTTTCAACACAGGCAGTAGGAAATATGTTTGGTTTATTTAAAAAATATGACGTTCATTTGTCGCCTGAAGTTCATGGTGTTATTACTGAAAAAGGAAAAGCTGTTGTAGGTCTTGAAGTTTTTCGAGGCTTAACGTATGGCGATGAAAAAGAATTGGTAGATAAAACTACAACCGATGCGGAAGGAAAGTTTTCTTTTACGGAAAAAATCATTCGTTCAAGAAAACCTGGTTCCATGTTTGACGAATCGACTATTAGGCAAACTATAGATGTAGATTATCAAGGTGAAAAATATATTTTGTGGTATACCCATGCAATAGGTTTTGAGCCTAATCTAGCATTAACGGAACGTCTAGATAATTTAAGTTGTGAGTTAACTAATTCAGAAGAAGAATTTGAGTTTGATAGCTATGAATATCCACAAGCAGGCTAGCTAGTGCACAGTGTTTGTCGCTGGTAACTCTTTAAAAATTTAGTTTAAGGATTAATATAGTGTTTTCTTTTTATAAACCTTTTTTTAATCAAAGACGCACAGCTTTTATTGTGATACTTGCTGTTACAGGCTCTCTTCTTTTACTTTCAACACAGGCAGTAGGAAATATGTTTGGTTTATTTAAAAAATATGACGTTCATTTGTCGCCTGAAGTTCACGGTGTTATTACTGATCAGGGAAAACCTGTTGTTGGTCTTGAAATTCTTCGGGGTTTAACCTATGGCGATGAAAAAGAATTGGTAGATAAAACCTTAACAGATACAGAAGGAAAGTTTTCTTTTGCGGAAAAAAATATTCGCTCAAGAAAACCAGGCTCTATGTTTGACGAATCAAGAATCCGACAAGTTGTCGTTGCGAAAAATAAAAATAAAGACTATATGTTGTGGTATACACAAGCAATAGGTACTGAGCCTAATTTGGCATTAACGGAACGTCTAGCAAATTTACGCTGTGAGTTAACTACTTCAGAAGAAGAGTTTAAGTTTGATAGCTATGAATATCCACAAGCAGGCTACCTAGTGCACAGTGTTTGTCGTTGGTAACTCTTTAAAAATTAATTTTAAGGATTAATATAGTGTTCTCTTTTTACAAAACTTTTTTTCATCAAAGACGCACAGCTTTTATTGTGATACTTGTTGTTATAGGATCTCTTCTTTTACTTTCAACACAGGCAGTAGGAAATATGTTTGGTTTATTTAAAAAATATGATGTTCATTTGTCGCCTGAAGTTCATGGTGTTATTACTGAAAAAGGAAAAGCTGTTGTAGGTCTTGAAGTTTTTCGAGGCTTAACGTATGGAGATGATAATGAACTTATAGATAAAACCTTAACAGATACAGAAGGAAAGTTTTCTTTTGCGGAAAAAAATATTCGTTCAAGAAAACCAGGTTCTATGTTCGACGAATCAAGTATTAGACAAATTATAGATGTAGAGTATGAAGGTAAACGTTATTTTCTTTGGGGAACATTAGCTAAAGGAATCAAGCCTAGCCAAGCTGTTACTCAGAGATTAAGTCAACTGAACTGCGATTTAAATGATACCGAAGAAGAATTAGAATTTCAAAATATTGAAGACCCTAGATGGGGATATTTAGTGAAAAGTATTTGTCGCTGGTAACTCTTTAAAAAATTAATTTAACTACAAAACATTTCTAAAGGATTAATATATGCCAACTATTTCCCCTCACATAGCTTCATTGTTAGCAGAAACTGCGTATCAAATTCAA
Encoded here:
- a CDS encoding DUF4198 domain-containing protein, with protein sequence MVFSFCKNFFYRRLTVAIVILAVTGSLLLLSTQAVGNMFGLFKKYDVHLSPEVHGVITEKGKAVVGLEVFRGLTYGDEKELVDKTTTDAEGKFSFTEKIIRSRKPGSMFDESTIRQTIDVDYQGEKYILWYTHAIGFEPNLALTERLDNLSCELTNSEEEFEFDSYEYPQAG